A portion of the Fulvia fulva chromosome 1, complete sequence genome contains these proteins:
- a CDS encoding Dynactin subunit 4 — MDVSFPYTRYACPCADHISATPTSQLGKRSSQEVEDDAQEEHTFNPHDLRANFSLYPLDNLLFCDECTNIKCERCWTEEILYWYCPNCLFEVPSSTVKSDGNRCARHCYDCPVCSASLATTVMNRHSDAHLRPDSSSSPETYILQCGYCEWSSLDIDVTFTKHNKITEQLNKIWKSRTMPDDSKQNKSDSLSHDTAFANLSSFYKDQLSESGDTSSAYTNSPYSSPANLARIMSLYGGLSLQSQKKMKEKPQPMREAGNRIEGLSTFSAEDRPGDDELLHRMGTLGMDGTAPQQQQLQAPSNYDLKFKRDLWPTATKLKVARGKRCRTCRQFVARPENKVGSMRYKVRLLAMHHMPRLSIKPLQTTAQLQPVNSLNFHMRPEPIEPVVLQPHQTEQYVLTVRNPIFEAIKVTLATPATTPGRVASKVTILCPSFTVGAAGDRWEEALAEPAMGVNSDGSRKAAMASLTGSADADRQPEAGKVWGRSKSATSVILEVVPGAVESATKPHANNEKHERVDEDEDILEIPIYVRVEWEAIPHGVHEPDTTERETRELAYWSVLGVGRIARG, encoded by the exons ATGGACGTCTCATTCCCATACACGCGCTACGCGTGCCCATGCGCCGACCACATCTCTGCCACGCCAACATCGCAGCTCGGCAAGAGAAGCTCGCAGGAGGTGGAGGACGACGCACAGGAAGAACACACCTTCAATCCTCACGATCTGCGCGCCAACTTCTCCTTGTACCCACTCGATAATCTCCTCTTCTGCGACGAGTGCACCAACATCAAATGCGAGAGGTGCTGGACCGAGGAGATACTGTACTGGTACTGTCCAAACTGCTTGTTCGAGGTGCCCAGTAGTACTGTGAAGAGTGATGGCAACAG ATGTGCACGGCATTGCTACGATTGCCCAGTATGTTCGGCCAGCCTTGCAACCACCGTCATGAACCGACACTCGGACGCACACTTGAGACCAGACAGCTCAAGCTCACCGGAGACTTACATTCTGCAATGTGGGTACTGCGAATGGAGCTCTCTCGACATCGATGTTACTTTCACCAAGCACAACAAGATCACCGAGCAATTGAACAAGATCTGGAAGAGCAGGACTATGCCCGACGACAGCAAGCAAAACAAGAGCGATAGCTTGAGCCATGACACCGCGTTTGCCAATCTCTCGAGCTTCTACAAGGACCAGTTGAGTGAATCCGGAGACACCTCGAGCGCATACACAAATAGCCCGTACAGCTCTCCCGCTAACCTGGCCAGGATTATGAGCCTGTATGGCGGATTGTCATTACAGTCTCAGAAGAAGATGAAGGAAAAGCCGCAACCCATGCGCGAGGCTGGGAACCGGATCGAAGGACTGTCCACATTCTCGGCGGAAGATCGACCGGGCGATGATGAGCTCTTGCACAGGATGGGGACGCTGGGCATGGATGGCACTGCGCCTCAACAGCAGCAGCTTCAAGCCCCTTCTAACTACGATCTCAAATTCAAGCGTGATCTCTGGCCAACAGCCACCAAGCTCAAGGTGGCAAGAGGCAAGCGGTGTCGGACTTGTCGGCAGTTCGTGGCGCGACCCGAGAACAAAGTCGGCAGTATGCGATACAAGGTTCGATTGCTTGCAATGCATCACATGCCACGGCTGTCGATCAAGCCTTTGCAGACCACGGCGCAACTACAGCCAGTGAACTCATTGAATTTCCACATGCGACCCGAGCCTATCGAGCCCGTCGTACTGCAACCTCATCAGACCGAGCAGTACGTCTTGACAGTCCGCAACCCGATCTTCGAGGCGATCAAAGTCACGTTAGCGACCCCAGCTACTACGCCAGGCCGCGTGGCCTCGAAAGTGACCATCCTATGCCCATCCTTCACGGTAGGCGCTGCTGGTGATCGATGGGAAGAAGCACTTGCTGAGCCTGCGATGGGCGTTAACAGCGACGGTAGCAGAAAGGCAGCTATGGCATCTCTCACGGGCTCAGCTGACGCTGACCGGCAGCCAGAGGCAGGTAAAGTCTGGGGTCGTTCGAAAAGTGCAACATCTGTCATTCTCGAGGTAGTGCCTGGAGCAGTGGAAAGTGCCACGAAGCCACACGCAAACAACGAGAAACACGAGCGGGTGGATGAAGACGAAGACATCCTGGAGATTCCAATCTACGTCCGCGTAGAGTGGGAGGCAATCCCTCATGGAGTGCACGAGCCTGACACGACTGAGCGCGAGACTCGGGAGCTCGCCTATTGGAGTGTGCTGGGTGTCGGTCGCATCGCGCGAGGTTGA